The DNA region GCACCCGGCAAGGGCATTACTATTACAGGCGCCCCCTTCGGTATTACCGGTAACGATTGCGTTGTCCGCTTTATGCGAGTGCGTCGCGGGTTTGCCGCCACCACTGAGGAACAGAACCGCGGTCTTGACGGCATGGGAATTACTGGCGCAAACCATAGCATTATTGACCATTCCTCCATCAGCTGGACTACCGACGAAGCGTTCAGCAGCCGTGGGGCAAAGAACATCACGCTGCAGCGCACCCTCATTTCCGAAGCGCTGAATATTGCTGGCCATCCCAATTATCCTGCAGGAACGGCCCACGGGTACGCCGCTACCATCGGGGGCGACGTCGGCAGTTTCCATCACAACCTGCTGGCTCATAATGATGGCCGCAACTGGAGCATGGGCGGCGGCCTGGATGCTGCAGGAAATTACGCCGGCAAGCTGGACATTTTCAACAATGTGGTTTACAACTGGGTGGACCGCGTGACCGATGGCGGCGCTCACAATGTGAACTTCGTCGGCAATTACTATAAGGAAGGTGCGGCCACCACATTGCACGGCTACACACTCCGCGCCCAGCTGGAAGGTACCGGCGGCGGAACCCAGGAATACTACTACCATAACAATGTGCTGCAGGCGGCGAACGGCTCCTTCACCTGCGATGGCACCAACGACAACTGCGGTCGCGAATACCAGAAGTACGATAAGCAAGTGCTGAACTGGACTGTTTTCGTCAACAAGCCTTACTTTGATTCCTACGCCACCATCCAGAGCGCAAAGGCAGCCTACAAGGATGTTCTAAGCGATGTGGGCCTGAACCGCACCGTCATTGACGATCACGATGCCCGCATGATTAACGAAGTCAAGACCGGCACTTACAAGTACACCGGTTCCGTCGGCAAGAAGCCCGGCATTCCCGACCGCGAAAGCGATGTGGGCGGCTTGGAAGACTATCCTAGCGTAAGCATGGCAAATGATTTTGACTCCGATGCAGACGGCCTTCCGGACTGGTGGGAAAATATGTACGGTCTGAATGCAACTTCGGCAAAGGGAGACTTCAGCGACGCCAACAAGGATCGTCTCGGCGACGGCTGGACGGAACTGGAACGCTACCTGGAATGGCTTGCCCGCGCCAACTTCACCTTCGAAAAAGGCGAAACCCAGACCATCGATCTTTCGCAGTACACCAAGGGCTATGACAGCGGAACCTATAGCATTTCCAATGTACCGTCTGGCGTAACCGCAACGGTAAGCGGCTCCAAGATGACAGTGAAACTGAACGACACTTTTGCAGGCGTTGGCTACATTACCTTTACCCTGAAAGACAATGCCGGCGATACCTATTCCCGCAAGATCGGCGTTACCCAGAAACTGGCTGCAGTATCCGCACAGGATCCGGAACCCGGCGTAGCCACCATTGCTAAGTGTGGCGCAGGAAGTTCCAAGCAAACTGTAGAAAAAGGTGCCGCCATTGTCGACTTTTGCTACACCTGGGAAAATGCGAAAACCGTTGAAGTGACTGGACTTCCCGAAGGATTACTTGTTGACACAGACAACATAAACAAGAAAGTTTCGATTAGCGGCACAGTAAATGACGAGCCTGGTGAGTACGCATTCTTAGTCACTTCTATTGGTGGCGTAGGAGAAGCCTATGTCAAGAGTGGAATCATTACCGTGGTAGGAGAAGAACCCGATGAGGATGGCGATATCACATCCGTTGCCGCATTGAACCA from Fibrobacter sp. includes:
- a CDS encoding T9SS type A sorting domain-containing protein encodes the protein APGKGITITGAPFGITGNDCVVRFMRVRRGFAATTEEQNRGLDGMGITGANHSIIDHSSISWTTDEAFSSRGAKNITLQRTLISEALNIAGHPNYPAGTAHGYAATIGGDVGSFHHNLLAHNDGRNWSMGGGLDAAGNYAGKLDIFNNVVYNWVDRVTDGGAHNVNFVGNYYKEGAATTLHGYTLRAQLEGTGGGTQEYYYHNNVLQAANGSFTCDGTNDNCGREYQKYDKQVLNWTVFVNKPYFDSYATIQSAKAAYKDVLSDVGLNRTVIDDHDARMINEVKTGTYKYTGSVGKKPGIPDRESDVGGLEDYPSVSMANDFDSDADGLPDWWENMYGLNATSAKGDFSDANKDRLGDGWTELERYLEWLARANFTFEKGETQTIDLSQYTKGYDSGTYSISNVPSGVTATVSGSKMTVKLNDTFAGVGYITFTLKDNAGDTYSRKIGVTQKLAAVSAQDPEPGVATIAKCGAGSSKQTVEKGAAIVDFCYTWENAKTVEVTGLPEGLLVDTDNINKKVSISGTVNDEPGEYAFLVTSIGGVGEAYVKSGIITVVGEEPDEDGDITSVAALNQKIFHVAIQNNIVHLYGLPRNVSISVTDLSGKHLMTSKSIVSVNGSAIVNLNDYSRGSYLVNIRGLS